ACCATTCTTGGGGTATAACCTTATTACATTATATTAATTAGAAATTTTACTGTTAATGTTCATCGCAATGTCAACATTGTGTCATTATGTGATTGTTGATACTTATTCAAcgttaagcatgctcatgttgattacattcactactatcactggatcaaattccattgtaaatatcatgtttattatcttgttattttggattaaaatatgctgaattataaccaaatttccaacacgAACACCATGAAGTGCTCAAGACCCCGATGCCGACTCGCTTTGGTGAGTTGTCTAGAACTGCTCTCCTGTTCTTGGTCATTTTCTTCACGATTGAATGTTCAGAGTAGAAGATTGTCTTGTGCGATGGAGCAGAGAAAACAATCATGGAAATAGTTGATAAGTGTGAGTGCATTATGGCAAAGTGGCGAAGGAATTTGGCTTTTGTGATCACATGAGGCTGCTCTTAATCTGCAAACGTGTCAATCTAATATGCAAATGCAGTTTAATTAGTGACAGAGTATTCATCCTTTTGCAGCTCCATTGTCACAGGGAATCTCAAAGGCTTGTCTAGCGAGGCTGCTCCTCCTTTATGTACCTGCCGATAGAGTTTGCAGATATGTATAGAAAGTGCCATTGTTTTCATCTGATAAACGAGATCAAGAAAGTGCCATTGCAGATATGCGAACGCGACGCCGGTCTCCACCTATCGAGACTCCTGCTCCGAGCACGTCGTCGTCAGAGCTCCCAGGCTacctccacccccaccacctcaaggaagaggaggagatgcaTTGCGGCGGatgggaggacgacgacgccgctgcTCCCCAAGCACCAGCCGCCTTAGCTCCGGccctcgcccgcgcgccgccaccactgctCAGCGCCCGTCCTCCGGCCGTCGCCTGCCTGCCGCCGCAGATAGCCAAAGGGGAACAGAAAGGGGAGACCGGGAGAGAAAGAtaaagagagataagggagagagagaaagacagaagaaagaagaaggccAGCAAGGTATGACCCACCCTAGACATCGCCCAGCCCGGAGctgcgctcggcggcggcggcgaaggaaaAGGAAGCGGCGGAGACGGATGCGGACGTTGTCCCCACCGCCGGATGCTGACGCCACCGCTCCCCGTCGTTGTGGCAGGCTCCAGATCGCCGGATGCCGACGCCGCTGCTCCCCGGCGTTGGTGCCCTCCCCGCCCACTGACGCAGCTctggcctcgccgcccgccgccactcgCTCTCGCTGCCATCCCGCCCGCCGGCCGAAGGGgaaaaaggggagagaaagagagagaaggaagagagggaggaagaaggaagggccccacatgtcagtgggcccacatttctttttttgtgtgaataactaatgggtcccacgtatattttttaattctactgACATGTAAGTGCCTCGTCGACGCAATGTGGAacgaagactcggtcaatatcgtcacgtaggcgccacgtggcgccacgtcagcgaaaccgccctccaaaaccgccgagggagtcaaattgcaccggttttagaaGTTTAGGAGttaagatatctggttttgtggtttagggtcttggattagatttcgatcacttttgagggacacaaagtgaacttattccccctTTTAACCCCTTCTCACTCTTTAGGCCCATGGTTTCCTATTGTGTCTAACATGGCAAGAAGGTTCTTGACTATGCCAGCTAACAATGTGTCATCATAGTCCACTTTTAGCACTGGATGAAGAATTCTTGATGATTATAAGAGTTCTTTGAAACGAGAAACGGTCCATGCTTTGGTTTATGCATCAAGTTGGATAAAAACCTCTAAAAATGACAATACTGCACCTTCTTGTGTATGTAATGTAATgcttattttttgttttttatttttgtcaagtctTTGTATGAATTGCTTATTTTGGACTGCTTTTACATGGAGAAGATGGAGATTATGACATTTAAATAGTGGAGTTCCCCCGTTGTGTGGTGGCAAGAAACTAGTAACTATAGTTTATATTCAACTTAGCTACTTAGCAACTTAGGCACTTATATTAAGTTTCTGATTTTGACCCAATATATTAACTTAGGCACTCTGCAATCTGCATTCCACTTTCGATATGAAACATTTCAAAAAGGCAAAAGACGAATAAAATCCAACAGATTTTTTGAGAAACAAAAATCGAACAGATCACATTACTAATTTCTCTACATGCAGGTTACAAGGGAAGGGGTGAATGGGGTGGGAGAAAGTGAAGTTGCTTCTGAACTTCACTCTATTTCAGCTTCAGTCAAGCTATACTTGTATTTATGTGTAATTGTgttggatgaaaaatgatggaCATGTGCCCTTTCTGCCTTGCAGTTTTACTAGTTATGCTAAATGTTGATGTATTGAAGTATGGATTATTATATGTAATTGTGCTAGATGAAAAATGATGGACACGTGCCCTTTCTGCTTTGCAGTTTTACTAGTTATGCTAAATGTTATTACAACCTACTTGTATTGAAGTATGGATTATTATACTGAACCTATGTTTAATGACAACCTATTGTTGATAAGTTCGAAGTTGGAAACTTGGAACATGTGTGATCTCTGTGTGGTTTTGTTCAATCACGGACTTTTggtaaattatttatccaaatgaTGTGTAGCAGCCCCTCCCTGCAGAACCACGCAGTCTAGCCCATCCGACGGATGGACCCACTTACACATACTACCCCACTTATACTTTTGCGATCGCTTCGTGCAAAGGGGTAAATCCGAAAGTGAAATGGTTAGAGCGACAacccttataagttggtttcaCCCTTACTAAATTAGCAATGTGATAGTAAACATATACATAGCTCTCATGGGCAACACAGGGCACAACTCGATGTCCCCGTTGATCCAACTCACCTATGTGAGTTTAGGTGCAGTTTTTTAATACTTATAAACAagttatatgaaatttataatATAGTTATAGCATTGTTATGGTATAATTGTATTCATGTATAATtgtaatgtaattacactataactatgAATCTCTATATAATTAACTTATATGTGAATTTACATGCattttttaatacttatatataGTCATAGTATTGTTATGGTGTAATTGTCCTACAATCATATGGTATAGATACATTTGAAACTTTTTCACTTAAAAAACTTGTAGCAGTTTTTAAATGGTCCCTTCTTTCAACGAACTCTCAGATACGGCTGGTTTAATTaggccatattttttttattagtatagTTTTGATATCATAATTTACGAGATCAAAATTATACtaataaatagaaaaatattgtcAAAGCCGTAACTCTTAAAGAGATATTAAATATCCATAACataattttttatgtttgtaGAAAAGAAACTAGCCTAACATCTCTCCATgtttatacatatacatatctaTATGTACAGACAAAACCTggtaatataaataataatggTCCAAAAGCCAAATGAAGACAAACAGATTAAGAACAATCAATCATGCAGTACTTTGGCTGTGCAGGCAGCAAGCTATATTACTATTTTCCCTTTTTCATAAAAACAAACTAGTACTACAGTACTAGCTTTGCATTCACCTAACTAGAGACAGGCGAGTACATAATTAAAACTTACCTTTGCTTGCTAAACACCACCAATGGGATAGCATTACGTACACAGTgcccctgcatgcatgcaactcttcttgatcgatcgatgcagtTAAGCTGGCTCCTGATCAAAATCATCAAATAATGTACGGcgttaattaattcattttaaaCCAGCAAATTCGGCGCCAAATGCTAATTGTGTACTAGTATCCAGCTTCTGCTCGATCGATCTTCGTCTGCATGATCATATATAAATCCATGGTTGATCTGCTTCTTGTTCCACTCATCCACTGATCAGCAACGAGTAGAATTGAAGCAGTAGAGTTTGCTAGGATCGATTCAGCAATGGCAGCTGTAGCACGAGCACTAGTcttcggcgccgtcgtcgtctgcgccgccgtcgtgatggctgtcaccgccgcggcggacggcgaggcggcggcggcggtcgtcgtcggcTTGGCCAAGTGCGGCGGCTGCTCCAGGAAGAACATGAAGGCGCAGGATGCTTTCAAGGGTATATATATCATAATGATGATGATAAATTGATAATATGTTCATCGATAATTAATTGCGATCGATATATCACCGTCGTCGATTAATTGTTTGGTGATGTTCAGGCCTCCAGGTGGCGATCAAGTGCaggaacggcgacggcgagtacgAGAGCAAGGCCGTCGGcgacctcgacggcgacgacgccttCCGCgtgcccctcgccgccgacgacctccacggcgccgccgactGCTTCGCGCAGCTGCACagcgcggcgagcagcgcgcCGTGCCCCGGGCAGGAGCCGTCCAAGATCGTGCCGCTGCCATCAACGACGGACAACGGCCGCAACAAGGGTAGCaccttcgtcgccgtcgccggcaagagGATGCGCTACTCGTCGTCGGCGGAGTGCACCTCGGCGTTCCTGTGCCCCTTCTTCGACTACTTCCACAAGAGACCCCAAGGCCCCAAGCCGACGCCGTTGCCGAAGCCGACGCCGGCAAacggtggtggcgcggcgaACGGTGGCGGAGCTGCGGCGCCGGCTCCCAGCCCTCCGGCCAGCGCATATCACAGCTGAACCATTAATTCGTCCATTCCATCGATCCACACTTGGTCTGTTTGATTGCATGCATGGTTAGTTTTATCGTTCGGTTattacgtgattaattaatttccagGTCAGCTTGTTGGTGCAGAATAAATAAAAGTTGTGAGATGCGAGAGGAGTGTGACTGTGTACgtgtgagatcgatcgatgtacGTGAgaataaaattattaaattaagtTCGTGCAGAAGTACATGCATGTGTCGTATCTCTATTGATTGTGCTTTCGTCGTCGCTTCGTACAtacaaaaagttcaaactcgGTACAGTTGAGTTCAAGCTGTAGTGTTGCTCAAGCAAGTTTGGTGAGGTGGTAGTATTATTGGTCGCTGTGGTGCTGCTGATGGCTTGTTCGATGTACTGCTGCTGCCCACTAATTGGCCCAAGGCCCAAAGCCTGGCTACTCTATTCGTTGCGGAGTAAGTGCACTTTCACTCCCTCAAATTAAATATACATAATCCGATTTGTATTCCTAAAACCCAATAGCAGATATCTTGACTCTTCAATTATTAAAACTAGTGTAATTTAACTCCCTCAATGATTTGAGAGCcgttttcgctgacgtggcatgttGTACTTAGTCCAACCAGCTAAGTtagcatgtgggacccacctgttaATGACCcttctatttcttcttttccttcctttaccactcccccccccccacatatatattttctctcgGTGGCAGAATGGCAGCAGTGCAATGGTGGGATGTAGTAGGGCGACGGCGGGTGGTAGATGAGCAGTACTCCAAGCACCAACTCCCCGATGAGCCACTACTACCGAGTCTACCGCCAGAGCTCGCCGCCAACCTAGAGCAGCATGGCCATGGTCGCGCCATCATGGAGCTCGACACTGAGGCACCTACGGCGGCCGAGGACGTGGAGCAGGAGGCGAGAGTAAGGAGGGACTAATGTGTGGAGGTGGGGAGAGGGAGTTGGGCGGCGGCCAGCAAGTCTCCTCAAGCTCGATCTCGTCCACATGTACACGTTGTCGTCAAGCTGGAGAGGTCAGAGCCCATTGGATTTGCAAGCACAACGTTGTTCCAATGGGCTTGCGGATACAATGGGCTCCGACCTCTCCAGCTTGACGACAATGGGTACATGCGAACGAGATCGAGCTTTAGGCGAGGAGCATGGCCACTACATGACGCTCTCCATCTTTTCCTTCCCGAGCCACGTGGGCGCCTGGTGGCAAAGCTTGGCCCAAGCGGTGAGGCGGTGCACGCGAAGGAGGCACTTGGCAATGTCTGCCATCCATCTCCTTCATTGATGTCGCCTTGCCGTTGCTAGCTGGCACCTGTTGAGAAGAAGGTGGGGAATCCTATCGGCTTCTCCTCACTGCCACATAAGGGAGGGGAGAAATAAGCAGAGAAGAGCGTAGGAGGAAAAGGAAGGGACAACTGGCGGGCCCCACATGCGGACTTAGTCAGTTAGACTAGGTTAACGTGCCACGTGAAAAAAACCACTCTCAAAACTATTGAGGAAGTCAAATTACACCATTTTTAATAGTTGGGGTGTCAAGATATCTGATGTTACACTTTAAGGATATAAATTAGATTGAACCTATATTTGTTTCATGGAGTCAAGTGGACTTGTTTCATTCGCTGCCCTACAACTGCTACTGCATGCATGTTAGCTAGCTTCTCAACACAAAGCAACCCAAGACCCGATTATCTTAACATGGCCCAGCTCCtgctcttcttccttttcttttctcaattaTTTGGGGTCACATAGTACCTCtccatttaaaaaaaaccacCCCTCCCAAAATCAGTGTTTTTTTTAGCGAAAATTGGTCCACTAGGAAAAGCCGAATAATTTCTATACTAATGCTAGTATAAATCGGAGTTATATCCTCCTCTTTCCCTCACCATTGTATATATCTCCTCCTAGTGTACGAACTTGGTGATTAGGAGCGATGGCCGCTTTGATTTGTGGTGTAGGAGATTTAAGGAGAGGAGAATGAGTGATTTTTTGGAAGAGTTTAGGGCTTCTGTTTGAGACTGTTTAGGGCTTCTATATCCTATATAGTTGGGACCAAAAGCTCAACATGCATTGAGACACATCACCCTTTAAAACTTAACTATTGGATCATTTTTGAAATGCACATGTAGTTCATGACATCCGTTGGATTGTTTAGAAGAGATATGGCTATTTCTCTTCCTGTGTAACTGAGAAATTAAAGTCTTTACTTATTTCTATTCATGACTTTAATATGTTAGCttttcatgcatgtgtcaatTCATTTGATAACCATAGTCCACAAAGGTTAAGATATTCATTACAAATGTATCATACTGTTGTTCtaggttgaatttgaattggTAAAATACATTATTGTGATTAGGATGGCACCAACAATATTTAACAATGTTCTCATAATATTAAAGCGTCAGCGTAACTATTTATATAGGATTGGAAGTAGTACGGGACAACTGTTGGGCTataatttccctttttttaaaatatataaatgcgCTAACGTTTCAAAGAAaatcctttttttatatatataggctAATGTTACAAACAAATTCCCATTTTTTCCCCTCAGCTTTGGGCTGAATTTTACCGAGGCAGCCCAGCCCACTCCAGAACGCCAGCCAGCCTGCCTGCCACATGGGGCCCATTTCTCAGATCACCTCGTCCACCTCGCGGCTCTCCaacgcaacgccgccgccgccaccatggctCTCGCGTGTGCGTCTCATTTGCGCCGCCTCGGAGCCGGAGCTCCGGCGAGATCCTTCCACGCGCATCCGTACCAAGGTGGGTATACCCCACCTCCCCGATTTTCTTCCGTGCTTCTTTTCTTGGTGATTGATTGGATTTGGAGCCTGATTCCTGCGCGGCAGCCAAGGTTGGCGTGGTGGAGTTCCTGAACGGGGTCGGGAAGGGGGTGGAGACGCACGCCGccaaggtggaggaggcggtcggcggcgacctccAGAGCCTCCTCCACGCCCGCACTCTGCGGCTCAAGAAGCTCGGCATCCCCTGCAAGCAGGTAATCTCCTTCAGTCGAGTCGAGCCTCTTGGTTCATCTCTGTATGTGCAGATTGAGCAACGGATTGTGATTATGCTAGTTTCCTCTGCTATTCAGCATTTCGGAATGTGATTATATGTTTTGGTTAGATTTCGTTGTATGATGCTGCCGTTATTAGATGTCGTcgttatttttgtttcatagAAGCGAACTGATCCATGTGTGTGCTTATAACAATGGCTCGTTGTATTATGCCTACATTTTTGTTTGAGAAATTGTTGGATGCATTATTAACTTTTGAGCAAATTTCACAG
The sequence above is drawn from the Oryza glaberrima chromosome 10, OglaRS2, whole genome shotgun sequence genome and encodes:
- the LOC127753430 gene encoding proline-rich protein 4-like — its product is MAAVARALVFGAVVVCAAVVMAVTAAADGEAAAAVVVGLAKCGGCSRKNMKAQDAFKGLQVAIKCRNGDGEYESKAVGDLDGDDAFRVPLAADDLHGAADCFAQLHSAASSAPCPGQEPSKIVPLPSTTDNGRNKGSTFVAVAGKRMRYSSSAECTSAFLCPFFDYFHKRPQGPKPTPLPKPTPANGGGAANGGGAAAPAPSPPASAYHS
- the LOC127753434 gene encoding uncharacterized protein LOC127753434 yields the protein MALACASHLRRLGAGAPARSFHAHPYQAKVGVVEFLNGVGKGVETHAAKVEEAVGGDLQSLLHARTLRLKKLGIPCKQRKLILSFAHKYRLGLWKP